A part of Deltaproteobacteria bacterium genomic DNA contains:
- a CDS encoding adenylyl-sulfate reductase subunit alpha, producing MPQIPVKDIPKGLALAEPKIVEHDVDILLVGGGMGNCGAAFEAARWIDKVDKNIKLMLVDKAALERSGAVAQGLSAINTYLGKNDADDYVRMVRTDLMGIVREDLIFDLGRHVDDSVHLFEEWGLPLWVKKDGKNLDGGQAKKEGLAVRKGAEPVRSGRWQIMINGESYKCIVAEAAKNALGEDRYMERIFIVKLLLDAKQPNRIAGAVGFSARDNEVHIFKANAMLVACGGAVNVYKPRSVGEGMGRAWYPVWNAGSTYTMCAQVGAEMTMMENRFVPARFKDGYGPVGAWFLLFKAKATNYKGEDYCETNRAMLAPYEKRGYAKGHVIPTCLRNHMMLREMREGRGPIYMDTATALQTTFATLNKNEQKHLESEAWEDFLDMCVGQANLWAAMNIKPEESGSEIMPTEPYLLGSHSGCCGIWVSGPDESWIPDEYKVKADNGKIYNRMTTVNGLFTCADGVGASGHKFSSGAHAEGRIAGKQLVRWVVDHKDFKPTLKVDAETLKKEIYQPWYNYEAGKAASTDPVVNPNYISPKNFMMRLIKCTDEYGAGCGTYYTTSKALLATGFKLMAMLEEDSKKLAARDLHELLRCWENYHRLWTVRLHMQHIDFREETRYPGFYYRADHMGLDDDKWHCFVNSKYDPEKGELSIFKRPYYKIIPD from the coding sequence ATGCCTCAGATTCCTGTAAAAGATATTCCTAAAGGACTTGCCTTGGCCGAGCCTAAGATTGTTGAGCACGATGTCGACATTCTGCTCGTTGGCGGCGGCATGGGTAACTGCGGCGCTGCCTTTGAGGCCGCTCGCTGGATTGATAAGGTTGACAAGAATATCAAGCTGATGCTGGTCGACAAGGCCGCTTTGGAACGGTCCGGCGCCGTTGCCCAGGGCCTTTCGGCCATCAACACTTATCTTGGTAAGAACGATGCCGACGATTACGTCCGCATGGTCCGCACCGACTTGATGGGTATCGTTCGCGAAGACCTGATCTTCGACCTCGGCCGCCACGTGGATGATTCCGTTCATCTGTTCGAGGAGTGGGGTCTGCCTTTATGGGTCAAGAAGGATGGAAAGAACCTTGATGGCGGACAAGCCAAGAAGGAAGGGTTGGCTGTCCGCAAAGGTGCCGAGCCCGTTCGTTCCGGCCGCTGGCAGATCATGATCAACGGTGAGTCCTATAAGTGCATTGTGGCCGAAGCCGCCAAGAATGCCTTGGGCGAAGACCGCTACATGGAGCGCATCTTCATCGTGAAGCTGCTCCTGGATGCCAAGCAGCCCAACCGGATCGCCGGTGCAGTCGGCTTCTCGGCCCGCGACAACGAAGTGCATATCTTCAAGGCCAACGCAATGCTGGTTGCCTGCGGCGGGGCCGTCAACGTGTACAAACCCCGGTCCGTCGGCGAGGGCATGGGCCGCGCCTGGTATCCAGTTTGGAATGCCGGCTCCACATACACCATGTGTGCCCAGGTCGGTGCCGAAATGACCATGATGGAAAACCGTTTCGTACCTGCCCGCTTCAAGGATGGCTACGGACCGGTCGGTGCTTGGTTCCTGCTGTTCAAGGCCAAAGCCACGAACTACAAGGGCGAAGACTATTGCGAGACCAACCGGGCCATGCTCGCTCCTTACGAGAAGCGCGGCTATGCCAAGGGTCATGTCATCCCCACCTGCCTGCGGAACCACATGATGCTTCGTGAGATGCGTGAAGGCCGTGGCCCGATCTACATGGACACCGCCACTGCTCTGCAGACCACGTTTGCCACTTTGAACAAGAACGAGCAGAAGCACCTTGAGAGCGAAGCCTGGGAAGACTTCCTTGACATGTGCGTAGGCCAGGCCAACCTGTGGGCGGCTATGAACATCAAGCCCGAGGAATCAGGCTCAGAGATCATGCCCACCGAGCCATATTTGCTTGGTTCCCACTCCGGTTGTTGCGGAATCTGGGTTTCCGGTCCGGACGAGAGCTGGATACCGGACGAGTACAAGGTTAAGGCTGACAACGGCAAGATCTACAACCGCATGACGACCGTCAATGGCCTGTTTACCTGCGCTGACGGCGTTGGCGCTTCCGGCCACAAGTTCTCCTCTGGCGCACATGCCGAGGGTCGTATTGCCGGCAAGCAGCTGGTTCGCTGGGTCGTCGATCACAAGGACTTCAAGCCGACGCTGAAAGTTGATGCCGAAACCCTGAAAAAGGAAATCTATCAGCCTTGGTACAACTATGAGGCTGGCAAGGCCGCATCAACCGACCCCGTCGTGAACCCCAACTACATTTCGCCCAAGAACTTCATGATGCGCTTGATCAAGTGCACCGATGAGTACGGCGCTGGTTGTGGGACGTATTACACCACTTCAAAGGCATTGCTGGCCACTGGTTTCAAGCTGATGGCAATGCTCGAGGAAGATTCCAAGAAGCTGGCCGCTCGTGATCTGCACGAACTGCTTCGCTGTTGGGAGAACTACCACCGTCTGTGGACCGTGCGCCTGCACATGCAGCACATCGACTTCCGTGAGGAAACTCGGTACCCGGGCTTCTACTATCGGGCCGATCACATGGGGCTGGACGACGACAAATGGCATTGCTTCGTTAATTCCAAGTATGATCCCGAGAAGGGCGAGCTGAGCATTTTCAAGCGTCCCTACTACAAGATCATTCCTGATTAA
- the aprB gene encoding adenylyl-sulfate reductase subunit beta, whose translation MPTFVNPEKCDGCKGGEKTACMYICPNDLMILDPEEMKAYNQEPEACWECYSCVKICPQGAITARPYADFAPMGGTSIPLRSAEDIMWTVQFRNGEVKRFKFPIRTTPEGSIKPFDGKPEPGDLDSELLFTETTLVAPKEVLNKKSEIADAAATQCWFDGGCEGGNR comes from the coding sequence ATGCCGACCTTTGTTAATCCTGAAAAATGCGATGGTTGCAAGGGTGGGGAAAAGACCGCTTGCATGTACATCTGCCCCAATGACCTGATGATCCTCGATCCCGAAGAGATGAAGGCCTACAATCAGGAGCCGGAAGCATGCTGGGAGTGTTACTCCTGCGTCAAGATCTGCCCCCAGGGCGCGATCACTGCCCGCCCGTACGCCGACTTCGCCCCCATGGGCGGAACTAGTATCCCCCTGCGGAGTGCTGAGGACATCATGTGGACAGTCCAGTTCCGCAATGGAGAGGTCAAACGCTTCAAGTTCCCCATCCGGACGACCCCGGAAGGCTCCATCAAGCCTTTTGACGGAAAGCCCGAGCCCGGTGATCTGGACTCCGAACTTCTGTTCACCGAGACGACCTTGGTTGCCCCCAAGGAAGTCTTGAACAAGAAATCCGAAATCGCCGACGCCGCTGCCACCCAGTGCTGGTTTGACGGTGGTTGCGAAGGTGGGAACCGCTAG
- a CDS encoding SDR family oxidoreductase, which produces MHIQKRVLVTGGAGFLGSWLCERLLDQNCLVLCLDNCFTGTRMHIDHLFQNKNFEFIRHDVTFPLYVEVDEIYNLACPASPIHYQQDPVQTTKTSVHGAINMLGLAKRTRAKIFQASTSEVYGNPSVHPQAENYWGNVNPIGPRSCYDEGKRCAETLFFDYHRQHRLRIKVARIFNTYGPRMHPNDGRVVSNFIVQAIHGEPLTIYGDGSQTRSFCYVTDLIDSFLRLMNSADDFTGPVNLGNPREFSIRELAELVLSLTGSKSKIVTKPLPTDDPVRRRPDITLAKTKLGWEPRVTLEEGLSETIAYFQELIARHGQSCTGM; this is translated from the coding sequence ATGCATATTCAAAAACGCGTTCTGGTCACCGGTGGGGCAGGCTTTCTCGGATCCTGGCTCTGCGAACGGCTCTTGGACCAGAATTGTCTGGTCCTGTGCCTTGACAACTGCTTCACAGGAACCAGGATGCATATCGATCACCTTTTTCAAAACAAGAACTTCGAGTTCATTCGACATGACGTGACATTTCCGCTCTATGTGGAGGTGGACGAAATCTACAACTTGGCCTGCCCTGCATCACCCATCCACTACCAGCAGGACCCGGTGCAAACCACCAAGACCTCTGTCCATGGGGCAATCAATATGCTCGGGCTCGCCAAACGAACTCGGGCCAAAATTTTTCAGGCTTCCACGTCCGAGGTTTACGGTAACCCTTCCGTCCATCCTCAGGCAGAAAACTACTGGGGCAACGTCAATCCCATCGGACCACGATCCTGTTACGACGAGGGAAAACGCTGTGCCGAAACGCTTTTTTTCGATTACCACAGGCAACACCGGCTGCGCATCAAAGTGGCCCGAATATTCAACACCTATGGGCCGCGAATGCACCCCAACGACGGCCGGGTCGTCTCCAATTTCATCGTCCAAGCCATACACGGAGAACCGCTCACCATTTACGGAGACGGATCCCAGACTCGCTCTTTCTGTTACGTGACCGACCTCATTGATTCATTTCTCCGACTGATGAACTCGGCCGACGACTTCACCGGGCCAGTAAACCTCGGCAACCCCCGGGAATTTTCAATCAGGGAGCTTGCGGAACTAGTTCTGTCCCTGACGGGCTCGAAATCAAAGATCGTCACCAAGCCTCTGCCAACTGACGATCCTGTAAGGCGACGCCCGGACATCACACTAGCCAAGACCAAACTCGGTTGGGAGCCTCGGGTCACCCTTGAGGAAGGCCTCTCGGAGACCATCGCATATTTCCAAGAGCTCATTGCCCGGCACGGCCAATCCTGCACTGGAATGTAA
- a CDS encoding heterodisulfide reductase subunit E, producing MSKAFQVAPDLDFIKELQRVGGEDLKKCYQCATCSVVCPLSPADDPYPRKEMIWGQWGLKDRLVNDIDIWLCHNCGTCSDLCPRGAKPGDMLAALRNMAYRSLVQPSCIGKWLSSVVFLPILIGIPAVIFGIIWLIRATQLGTFFPTVDGKVVYGALFPGDFTIDPVFGLTAVFVAITFGVGVKNLIDGFNQSVKKTFVVGYKRPSLKDAIVATIKDEILTHAKWKDCGQSADDKEKFTGHLALFYGFVACFIVTSIVAMAHWGGKLIPFLTPVGHTPMPLWSPVKILANVGAVLLLIGLTYLTRRRLNLNPAKTNSSYYDWYLLGVIWVIAVTGILAEVFRLSNIAPLAYLIYYVHLVSVFMMIAYLPWSKLGHLVYRTVALVYARYVGRLPIDQNIIQADKVFVV from the coding sequence ATGTCCAAAGCGTTTCAGGTTGCCCCGGACCTTGATTTCATCAAGGAATTACAACGCGTTGGCGGGGAAGATCTCAAGAAGTGCTATCAGTGTGCGACATGCAGCGTGGTCTGCCCTTTGTCGCCTGCGGACGATCCCTACCCCCGCAAAGAAATGATCTGGGGACAGTGGGGTTTGAAAGACCGGTTGGTTAACGATATAGACATTTGGCTGTGTCACAACTGCGGCACCTGTTCGGATCTCTGCCCCAGAGGAGCCAAGCCGGGGGATATGCTGGCAGCTCTTCGGAACATGGCTTATCGGAGCCTCGTCCAGCCATCGTGTATCGGGAAGTGGCTTAGCTCGGTTGTCTTCCTGCCGATTTTGATCGGGATACCGGCTGTGATCTTCGGCATCATCTGGCTGATCAGGGCTACGCAGTTGGGTACATTCTTTCCCACTGTTGACGGAAAGGTCGTATATGGAGCGCTTTTTCCCGGCGATTTTACCATTGATCCAGTGTTTGGTTTGACAGCTGTTTTTGTGGCCATCACCTTCGGAGTCGGAGTCAAGAATCTGATCGATGGATTTAATCAATCAGTCAAGAAAACCTTTGTGGTCGGGTACAAGCGTCCATCCCTGAAGGACGCAATAGTGGCCACGATTAAGGACGAGATCCTGACCCACGCCAAATGGAAAGATTGTGGACAATCAGCCGATGACAAGGAAAAGTTCACGGGACATTTGGCTCTCTTCTACGGCTTTGTTGCCTGTTTTATCGTGACCAGTATTGTCGCCATGGCCCATTGGGGCGGGAAGCTCATCCCGTTTCTCACCCCGGTCGGCCATACCCCAATGCCCTTGTGGAGCCCGGTCAAGATCTTGGCTAACGTAGGGGCTGTGTTGTTGCTCATCGGATTGACCTATTTGACCAGGCGCAGACTGAATCTGAACCCGGCCAAGACCAATTCATCATACTATGACTGGTATCTGCTTGGCGTAATTTGGGTGATCGCCGTGACTGGCATCTTGGCGGAGGTTTTTCGACTGTCAAACATTGCCCCCTTGGCCTACCTGATCTACTACGTGCACTTGGTGTCGGTGTTCATGATGATCGCCTATTTGCCGTGGTCGAAGCTGGGGCATCTCGTGTACAGGACCGTGGCTCTCGTCTATGCTCGATACGTAGGACGTCTGCCCATTGATCAGAACATAATTCAAGCTGACAAAGTCTTTGTCGTCTAA
- a CDS encoding hydrogenase iron-sulfur subunit: protein MAEKIGVYFDESALEGCLDAAQLSEEVKKKWGDLCPVVKSHARLASQDGKAMIQADIDAGTIDSVCICGTSPRLDWDFFQFGAQVLVGRVNLREQCVWAYQGPNGEHPSKDEVTPELLFKMAKDYVNMGVVQIQKANVPVPEDIEVSKKVLVLGGGWTGLNAAVDVAKAGYPVTLVEKEAVLGGYAAKMYKTIPLSFPYTTSGSVGIQDKIELVKSNEMITVLTKSSLESLSGMPGKFTATIKTPEGTQELEVGAVIGATGWKAQDTKYLAPFGYGKFKNVITSQQFEEMAKAGQIVRPSDGKAPGSVLFLLSFGEKLEAFAVAEAKAKEAAAQSEDKKVEGEEDDKRKFEPVKTYKHLPFSSEIATLTALKQAGYVREFLPNSLAYIMYEHMMVPGINELYYKAAQNDPGILLSKGRFESIRDDGDDDMAVRFADTLLGPEIDLKSDLVVVPTAMVPTSALEPIMKFKYRQGQSFPDLELFAGFADSNYICFPYETRRTGVYMAGTVRQPMTLSTAATDASGAALKAVQCLESVNRGMAVHPRSGDFSFPKFNFVRCTQCKRCTEECPFGALDEDEKGNPMPNIGRCRRCGTCMGACPERVISFDDYNIDQIGSMVKQIEVPDEIDKGGPRFLILACENDAYPALDMAALRGRRWSPYVRIIPVRCLGSVNAIWIADAMSKGNDGCLLLGCKYGDDYQCHFVKGSELCNRRMDNIGETLGKLGIETERVQQMQIAIDEYDQLPEMIDEFVDRITKLGPNPFKGY from the coding sequence ATGGCCGAGAAAATCGGTGTGTACTTTGACGAGTCCGCCTTGGAGGGATGCCTCGACGCGGCACAGTTGTCGGAGGAAGTGAAGAAGAAGTGGGGCGATCTCTGTCCGGTTGTGAAAAGTCATGCGCGTTTAGCAAGCCAGGACGGAAAGGCCATGATTCAGGCCGACATCGACGCCGGCACCATCGACTCTGTCTGCATCTGCGGAACCTCACCTCGACTCGACTGGGATTTCTTTCAATTCGGGGCACAAGTCCTTGTCGGACGGGTAAATCTCAGGGAACAATGCGTTTGGGCCTATCAGGGTCCAAACGGCGAACACCCATCAAAAGATGAGGTCACGCCCGAGCTACTTTTCAAGATGGCCAAAGATTACGTCAACATGGGCGTAGTCCAGATTCAAAAGGCCAATGTACCTGTCCCGGAGGACATTGAGGTCAGTAAAAAAGTTCTTGTTCTCGGTGGCGGTTGGACAGGCCTCAATGCGGCCGTGGACGTTGCCAAGGCCGGGTATCCTGTGACCCTTGTCGAAAAGGAAGCTGTGCTTGGCGGATACGCTGCAAAAATGTATAAGACCATTCCGTTGTCTTTTCCGTATACAACTTCCGGTTCGGTCGGAATTCAGGATAAGATAGAATTGGTCAAGTCCAACGAGATGATCACGGTTTTGACGAAGTCTTCTTTGGAGTCGCTTTCCGGAATGCCTGGAAAATTCACGGCGACGATCAAGACTCCAGAGGGTACCCAAGAGCTAGAGGTTGGTGCGGTCATCGGAGCAACTGGATGGAAGGCGCAGGATACAAAGTATCTCGCTCCGTTTGGGTACGGAAAATTTAAGAATGTGATTACCTCCCAACAGTTTGAGGAGATGGCCAAAGCAGGGCAGATCGTTCGGCCCAGCGATGGCAAGGCTCCCGGAAGTGTTCTCTTCCTGCTCAGTTTCGGCGAGAAGCTCGAAGCATTTGCGGTTGCGGAAGCGAAGGCCAAGGAGGCTGCAGCCCAGTCTGAAGATAAGAAAGTGGAGGGCGAAGAGGACGACAAGAGGAAATTTGAACCGGTCAAGACCTATAAACACCTTCCATTTTCTTCAGAAATTGCAACCCTGACTGCCTTGAAGCAGGCCGGCTATGTCCGCGAGTTTCTGCCAAATTCTCTGGCCTACATCATGTATGAGCACATGATGGTTCCGGGCATAAACGAGCTGTACTATAAGGCGGCTCAGAACGATCCGGGAATTCTCCTCAGCAAGGGACGCTTCGAGTCCATTCGCGACGACGGCGACGATGACATGGCTGTTCGTTTTGCGGATACACTTCTTGGGCCTGAGATTGATTTGAAGAGCGATCTCGTGGTGGTGCCCACCGCGATGGTCCCCACTTCGGCTCTTGAGCCGATCATGAAGTTCAAATACCGGCAGGGACAGAGTTTCCCTGACTTGGAGCTCTTCGCTGGATTTGCTGACTCCAACTATATCTGCTTTCCCTATGAAACAAGAAGAACGGGCGTGTACATGGCTGGGACCGTACGGCAACCCATGACTCTGTCTACGGCGGCTACTGACGCCTCCGGCGCGGCCCTCAAGGCCGTCCAGTGTCTAGAGTCCGTCAACCGCGGCATGGCAGTCCATCCCCGTTCCGGTGATTTCAGCTTTCCAAAGTTCAACTTCGTCCGCTGTACCCAGTGCAAACGGTGTACGGAGGAATGTCCTTTTGGCGCACTCGATGAAGATGAGAAGGGAAATCCAATGCCTAACATCGGTCGGTGCCGCCGTTGTGGGACCTGCATGGGGGCATGTCCCGAGCGGGTCATTTCCTTCGACGACTATAACATCGATCAGATCGGCAGCATGGTCAAACAGATCGAGGTGCCGGACGAAATCGACAAGGGTGGTCCTCGATTCCTCATTCTTGCGTGTGAAAACGATGCGTATCCGGCCTTGGACATGGCCGCCTTGCGTGGAAGGCGCTGGAGTCCATATGTCCGGATCATTCCGGTTCGGTGTCTGGGTTCGGTCAACGCCATCTGGATCGCCGACGCCATGTCAAAAGGCAATGACGGTTGTCTGCTCCTTGGATGCAAGTACGGCGACGACTATCAATGCCATTTCGTCAAGGGTTCCGAACTCTGCAATCGCAGAATGGACAATATCGGAGAAACGCTCGGGAAGCTGGGCATCGAGACCGAACGGGTCCAGCAGATGCAGATTGCTATCGATGAATACGATCAACTCCCAGAGATGATTGACGAGTTCGTCGACAGAATCACGAAGCTGGGACCAAATCCGTTCAAGGGATACTAG
- a CDS encoding UDP-glucose/GDP-mannose dehydrogenase family protein → MKISIFGAGYVGLVAAACFAESGNTVINVDVDERKIEGLTKGIVPIYEPGLQEMIVRHQEEGHLSFTTDIKRAVEESLIQFIAVGTPPGEDGSADLQYVLDVAKTIGRYMKGFKIIVDKSTVPVGTAEKVRAAISQELQLRGFDCEFDVVSNPEFLKEGAAIEDFMKPDRVVIGTDNVRTAELMKELYGPFMRKNNRMIVMDIRSAEMTKYAANAMLATRITFMNQMACLCERMGADVSAVREGIGSDTRIGYDFLFPGPGYGGSCFPKDVKALIRTAENCGYDFRLLKAVEEVNEDQKSILAKKVIELLRSDNDMRPLEGRTVACWGLAFKPRTDDMREAPSITIIEQLLSAGAKVRVHDPEAMKQARTLFGDRVEFGVHQYDILPGADALVVVTDWAMYRTPDFGRIKEALRHPLIVDGRNLYEPSRLRQEGFGYFPLGRGQISRGAFRIGA, encoded by the coding sequence ATGAAAATTTCCATATTCGGTGCCGGATACGTCGGTCTGGTGGCAGCGGCATGTTTTGCGGAAAGCGGGAACACCGTGATTAATGTGGATGTTGATGAGCGGAAGATCGAAGGGCTGACGAAGGGAATCGTGCCCATCTACGAGCCCGGGTTACAGGAAATGATCGTCCGGCATCAGGAAGAGGGGCATCTTTCATTCACGACCGATATCAAACGGGCCGTTGAGGAGTCTTTAATTCAATTCATTGCGGTGGGTACACCTCCAGGCGAGGACGGTTCCGCGGATCTTCAGTATGTCTTGGATGTCGCAAAGACCATCGGACGATACATGAAAGGGTTCAAGATTATTGTCGACAAGTCTACGGTTCCGGTGGGTACTGCGGAGAAGGTTCGGGCTGCTATCAGCCAAGAACTCCAACTTCGAGGTTTTGACTGCGAGTTCGACGTGGTCTCCAATCCCGAGTTTCTGAAGGAGGGCGCAGCCATCGAAGATTTCATGAAGCCGGACAGGGTGGTCATCGGGACGGACAATGTCCGGACGGCGGAACTGATGAAGGAACTCTATGGCCCGTTTATGCGTAAGAACAACCGAATGATCGTCATGGACATCAGAAGCGCTGAGATGACCAAGTATGCAGCAAACGCCATGCTGGCCACGAGGATCACATTCATGAACCAGATGGCCTGCTTGTGTGAGCGGATGGGGGCCGACGTATCAGCCGTCCGCGAAGGCATCGGCTCTGATACGCGCATTGGGTACGATTTCCTCTTCCCAGGTCCCGGATATGGGGGGTCGTGTTTCCCAAAGGATGTCAAGGCGTTGATCAGAACAGCCGAGAACTGCGGCTACGACTTCCGTCTTCTGAAGGCTGTGGAGGAGGTCAACGAAGATCAGAAGTCGATTTTGGCGAAAAAAGTGATCGAACTTTTGCGATCGGACAACGATATGCGGCCTTTGGAGGGGAGAACAGTGGCCTGTTGGGGGTTGGCCTTCAAGCCTCGGACCGATGATATGAGGGAGGCGCCGTCCATTACCATCATTGAGCAATTGCTGTCGGCCGGGGCCAAGGTCCGCGTCCATGACCCGGAGGCCATGAAGCAGGCCCGGACCCTGTTCGGAGATCGAGTCGAGTTCGGTGTCCACCAGTACGACATCTTGCCGGGGGCGGACGCATTGGTGGTCGTCACAGATTGGGCAATGTACCGGACGCCCGACTTCGGACGAATCAAGGAGGCCTTGCGCCATCCACTGATTGTGGACGGCCGGAACCTCTACGAACCTTCTCGGCTTCGCCAGGAGGGATTCGGATATTTCCCTCTTGGTCGAGGCCAGATTTCTCGCGGAGCATTCCGTATCGGAGCGTAG
- a CDS encoding CoB--CoM heterodisulfide reductase iron-sulfur subunit A family protein, protein MSNSSILVIGGGFSGITAALEAAELGHEVILVEKRPFLGGRVAQLNKYFPKLCPPSCGLEIQFQRIKKNPNLKFLTQAEVTSVKGQKGDYEVQVKIKPRHTAPNSVDYSELESKLTGCASNEFEFGLASRKPLFMDVPFAFPARYALDSTQLGESDHTVLKQDSTIDLDEKEKTVTFNVGSIIIATGWKPYDVTKLTNLGAGQVKNCISNMQMERLASANGPTSGRILRPSDKTAPKKVAFVQCAGSRDENHLHFCSYICCMASLKQASYLREQYPDSMAYIYYIDLRTPGRYDDFAKKILSDPGVRAVKGKVAKVEEVGSDVWITVEDAISGSKSVERFDMVVLATGMQPSLAGETLPMDIELDAEGFVVGGDEQGIFAAGCAKQPLDVMKSAQSGTAAAMKAIQTVRGR, encoded by the coding sequence ATGTCAAACAGCAGCATCCTGGTCATAGGCGGCGGCTTCAGCGGGATCACAGCCGCGCTTGAGGCCGCTGAACTCGGCCATGAGGTAATCCTCGTCGAGAAGAGACCGTTTCTCGGGGGTCGAGTCGCTCAACTGAACAAATACTTCCCCAAGCTTTGCCCTCCTTCCTGCGGATTGGAGATCCAATTTCAGCGCATCAAAAAGAATCCAAACCTCAAGTTTTTGACCCAAGCTGAGGTGACTTCCGTTAAAGGACAAAAGGGAGACTACGAAGTTCAGGTCAAGATTAAACCACGTCACACGGCCCCAAACAGTGTTGACTACTCAGAACTTGAGTCCAAGCTGACCGGGTGTGCCAGCAACGAGTTCGAATTTGGCCTCGCCAGCCGGAAACCTTTGTTCATGGATGTGCCTTTCGCTTTTCCGGCCAGATACGCGCTCGATTCCACTCAACTTGGAGAGAGCGATCACACTGTTTTGAAACAGGATTCGACCATCGATCTCGATGAAAAAGAAAAGACGGTTACTTTCAACGTGGGAAGCATTATTATAGCCACGGGCTGGAAGCCATACGATGTGACCAAGTTAACCAATCTCGGGGCTGGGCAGGTCAAGAACTGCATCTCAAATATGCAGATGGAGCGATTGGCCTCTGCCAACGGGCCGACCAGCGGCCGAATTCTGCGGCCTTCGGACAAAACTGCTCCCAAGAAGGTTGCCTTTGTTCAATGCGCCGGATCAAGAGATGAGAATCACCTGCATTTCTGCTCGTATATCTGCTGTATGGCTTCCCTGAAGCAGGCATCATACCTTCGGGAGCAGTATCCAGACTCCATGGCTTATATTTACTATATCGACCTTAGAACACCAGGGCGTTACGATGACTTCGCCAAAAAGATTCTGTCTGATCCTGGAGTTCGAGCTGTCAAGGGGAAAGTGGCCAAGGTCGAGGAAGTCGGGAGTGACGTTTGGATCACCGTCGAGGATGCGATCAGCGGATCTAAATCGGTCGAACGGTTCGACATGGTGGTCTTGGCGACGGGGATGCAACCAAGCTTGGCGGGTGAGACTTTGCCCATGGATATCGAGCTCGATGCCGAGGGCTTCGTGGTCGGTGGCGACGAGCAGGGAATCTTTGCCGCCGGATGCGCGAAGCAACCTCTTGACGTGATGAAGTCGGCTCAATCCGGCACCGCTGCGGCAATGAAAGCGATTCAAACGGTGAGAGGGAGGTAG